CATCACCGGCATAGCGGGGCCCGGAGGAGGGTCCGAGGAGAAGCCGGTCGGCCTGGTGTACATCGCGCTGGATATGATGGGCGAGGTGTCGGTGGTCCGGGAGGTCTTCCCGGGGGACCGCATGCAGGTCAAGATAGCGGCGTCGGTGAGGGCGCTGGAGATCCTGGACCGGGCGCTAAGCGGCTGAGGCCGAGCCTCTTCAGCACGGCGGTACGCCAGGCACCCCCGCGGCCCCAGGCCGGGCCGGAGTCCAGCCTTATCATCACATTGTTCCCCGCGGACAGGGCCTGCGCTTCTTCCGACGAGGTCTCCGCCAACTAGATATGGGCCCGGGTGTGAGTATCATTCATGGCCCCCTCGACGGTGGAGAAGGTGATTATACAGAGGCTCGAGATGCTCTCCCGGAGCAATCCCGAGCTTGAGGCAGAGTGGGCCATCATCAACGATGACTGGGGGATAATATCTCTCAGCCAGGGTCCTGTCCCCATCGGCTTCGAGTACGTGGAGTCGGAGGCGAGCTGGGTGCGGCCGGAGCGGATAAAGGTCTACGAGGAGACCATGTTGATGGGGCTGTCCGTGGTGGTGATGGTCCCGGAGGAAGCGTACCTGGACGTCAAGAGGGCCGTTCAGCACATCGGACCGAAGCCGCCGGCGGTGCTGAGCTACGACAGCATCGGCATCACCCCGGTGCCCCGCCCATCGTGAGGCCCGCCATGCTGTGCCGTTCTGCGAGTGACCGGGGCCGCGGCCTCCTTTGATCGCTGAGTACATAAGTTCATATTTGTGAACTATCAGTATCTATTGCGATAATTATAGTGTCCGAGATGATTATGTGAGCAGAAGCACCAGGACTGGAATTATCGCAGCGGTCACGGCTATCGCGATCGTGATGGTCGTCGCCGTGGCGGGCGTGCTCGTGTTGAGCGGGGGATTAAGCGATTGGAACAGGAGCGGCGGCGCTCCCTCCAGCAATGTTGACGCCGCTTCGCCGTGGGGGCTCCCCAACGCTCCCTCCGGCGGAGTGAGCGGCCAAGACGGTGGAGGCGACGGCGATCAGGTCTCCGGAGAAGGTTCGAGCTCGACGGGAGGCGGTGATCAATCGAGCGGGGATGGCGAGTCAGAGTTACCGACCCCGCCTTCGGACGACGATAATCAAGGCTCCGGTTCCGGCGACTCCGGAAGCTCCTCGCCCCCGGCTGCCACGGACCACATCTTTGATGGGCCCCGGATCGACGGGTTCTACACCGGCAGGGTCCCTGTGTGGGCCGGGGATGATCCGGACCGCGGAACGAAGGTCGGCGGGAGCGACCTCCAGGCCGGCGTCAACTACGCTGTGAGGGCGGATGCGGACGTCACCGACTACGGCCTGCAATGGTACAAGGACGGAGCGACACTGGTCAACGACAACAACTATCCCACCGCGCCTACCAAGATGTGGATGGCCGTCGATACCAGCGTGGTGATGTTCCTGGAGATACACAGCGACCGGCCCATCAGCGCCCAGGACGTACTTGTCAGCGGCGTCTACGGCAAGCAGCTGGCGCTGTACGATGCCAGCTTGAACGGTCCGGGGATGCGGAGCATGGTGCAAGTGGACCCATATACTGTCAGGGTCTTCCTGGACTCCCAGCCTTTCACCGCGTCATCCTCCGCAGGCGGGTTCCAGGGCCCCATATCCCTGGCCTCCAGCAACGGTTCGATAGAGGAGTTCAATGACAAGGGGGCATTGGCCGCGTACTCGCCCATGAAGATAGTGTTCAACACTCCTGGCGATTACGTCCTGAGCTTTTACCTGGCCCAGACAGATGCGGGCAGCATCATCGGGGATCGTGTTTCCCCCACGACCGCTGTCCCGGTTACCGTGAGCGCCGTGGCATAAACCGTTTCATGGGACGGGGGCCGCGCCCCCATCTTCTTATTTTTATCCAGCCGGCCAGAAAGCTTCAAGATATCTCCGCACGATACGGCGTCGCGCGGTGATGGGATGCGAGACGTAGCTAACAGCGTGCCTTCTGGAGTGGCCGACTTCGATTCGATCATAAAGGGAGGGTTCCCTCCCGGTTCCGTGGTCCTGCTGGTGGGCGAGCCGGGCGCGGGGCAGACCGAGTTCGCCCTGACCTCGGCGGCCAAGCTGTGCATGGCCAAGGAGCGGCCGGAATCGAGACCGTTCATGCTGGGCCGGGCCAAGGACGCCAAGCTGCCCGACAAGATATGCTACATCACCTTCTCCCGCTCCAGGGACGAGGTGCTCCAGGAGATCAAGAGCGCCTTCAATGACGAGTTCTACGACGCCTTCGATCGCAACGTCCAGTTCAAGGACTTCTCCGACGCATACTTCCGCAGGACGGTGGTCCCGCGCTCCTGGGCGGGCGAGTCCAGCTCGATATTCTCTTCGGGCCCCCAGGACAATGTGCTGGAGTCCCTGGTGAACTATCTCGATGAGAACGCCCCCGGCTCGATGATCATCATCGATTCCCTCACCGATCTGGTGGTCAGCGCGAACATCGAGATCACCGACCTGGTGGCGGTGCTCCGGGGAATGCAAAGGGTCTCCAAGAAGTGGGGCGGGGTGGTGTACCTGGTCCTGACCGACAACGTCCTGGACGAGAGGAAGCAGCGCATGCTGGAGGACTCCGTGGACGGCTCCCTGTTCTTCGAATGGAGCCGCCTCGGCAACTCGTCCAAGCGGCAGAGGTACCTCTACGTGGAGAAGTTCATCTCCCTCCTCCCTCACCTGGAAAAGGAACGCATCGCGAGGTTCGCGACAGTGGTCACGGCCCAAAGCGGGCTGGTGGTCATCGATACCGAAAGGATAGGATGATACCATGGACAGGGTGAAGACCGGAATAGAGGGCCTGGATGAGATGCTTGAGGGGGGGCTCCCCAGATCGCAGGCGGTGGTGGTGATGGGGTCGTTCGGGACCGGAAAGACCACCTTCGGGCTGCAGTTCATCAACCAGGGCCTCAAGGAAGGGGAGAAAGGCATATTCATAAGCCTGGAGGAGGACCAGGAATCCATCATCGGCAACGCGCGGTCCTATGGGTGGGACCTCCGGCCCTACATTGACCAGAAGAAGCTGGCGATCGTGAAGCTGGAACCGACCGACGCCAAGACCACCATTGCCAGGGTGAAGAGCGAGCTCCCCGAGTTCATCAAGGGCTTTGGGGCCTCCCGCATAGTGCTCGATTCGGTGTCGCTGCTGAACCTTCTGTTCGATAGCGACCACGACAAGCGGTCCAACCTGTTCACCCTGATCCAGATGATAAAAAGGACCGGGGCCACCTGCCTCATGACCGCTGAGGTCGCCGACGACAATCCCAACGCCTCCCGGGACGGCCTGGTGGAGTACGCTGTGGACGGCGTCATCGCCCTGCGCTACGAGGAGCTGAAGGAGAGGTCGGAGATCCAGCTCACCGTCAGGGTGATGAAGATGCGGCGCATCCAGCATTCACGGAGGGTCAAGCCGTACGCCATCACCGGCCGGGGCATCGAGGTCCACGCCGCCGCCGAGGCGTTCTGAAAAACCCCTCTGAATCATTCATTTCTATGATCGCCCTTTCAAGCCGGTTCACCACGCCTCATCTAGATACTGTGGACCGGTCTCTGGCCAAGGGATGGACGCATCTCTCGACAGGCCATCTCAAAATTGTTGTTACTTTTATCGGAGCAGCCTCATCAAGCTTTCAACCACGTCCTTTACTTCTTGAAAAGACATCCTATCGTTCCCCATACCATTGTACATGTCAACGGCTTCTTGACTCGGAACCAATTCTAAAGCCTGGAACAAAAATGGATATGTAGAAAGCAGATTACCCAGATAGTTGATGTCTATATTCTGCCCTCCGGCGTTGGGATCCAATAATGCGATAATGTCGGCCCGGTCTTTCCTGACTTTTTCGGTTTCCCATGAGATATCTCGCGAGCTTCCGTTGGTGAGACGATAGTTTCTGTCCCAGGCTGCCTTTAGTTTGAAAAACAATAGTAAGGTCCGTTCGGGTACCGCAAAATAAAGGGCTTCTTGAATTTGCTTGTTCTGCGTTCTTCCCTCTAGCATATTAAATGTCATTGAGCATTCCTGACCCGCAAATCTATATGGTTCTTCACGCCTGCCGAAGTCAAGGACAATATCTCTTCCATAACTCGTTCTTTTTCGCACTGTTATTGACCTGTCTGGTACCCTGTCCAGGATGAATCCCCTGTTGCGTTGCAACTCTCGGGATAAGCTGCGAATTCGCCTACCCGTTGTAATAAGATCAATATCGATCGAGCCATACCATGGATTGTATACATGTACGGCCCATCCCCCAATCAACACTGTTCTATGCCTGTCTCGTTCCGAGGCCTCAATATAGCGAGCGATATGCACAAGCTCATCGAAAGAATCACGAATTATGTCTGAGGAGGCGTCATAAGCGATCATACATGTCAGCCATCGCTTTTGTCATATCACCACTTCTATGTCCTAACCCAGCCAAATCCAGCAACGTTTGGGATGGTGATGTAATCTTCAAGCCTTGTCTGACCTGCAAATTCCCGAATACATCTCTATCTGGGGAGAGGAATTGGACTGATATTGTTCCATAATTTGAATCATTATATAAATAATTTGATACTTCTCCCATCCTTTTTTCTTCGATGTATATCTGAAGTGAGTCATACCTCACCCCATAACCAGTGTACATTGTCCCTGCCAGGTAGCAAGCAATTGCATACTTGATTCTTAAATCATCAAGAATCTCCGACAGTTTCCTAGCTGCATCAAAGACGTTCCCTCCGCCCATCTTGACCTCACTCTTCACTAAACTTAAAGTGGGCCTTTCCCAAGCAACGCCGTTGAGTAGTTTTCCTACATCAGCGATCGATACCCAGCTATCATTCTTCTTTACAACGCCTTTATCCAAAAGATTATTTATTGTGGCGTAAGCCCAACCATATGATACATTTTGGTTGAGGGATAATGCCCTGATTGAAGAGGCTTTTTCCTTCAATAATGCCGTTGCTATCATCCATGATTTTTCCGAGGTGATTTTTAATTTGGATTGAGGTTGACGCCGGGGCTCGCTGCGATCGGAAAGGCCAAATGGCATATCCACAATGAGAATCCCGAGTGTGTTGGCCAATTCATACATGCTCACCATGGCCTTCCTAGTGGCCAGTACAAATCGTTTGTCAACCTTTGATGACCTCGACTCAATAATATCTTTATAAAAATTTATTTGA
This sequence is a window from Methanomassiliicoccus luminyensis B10. Protein-coding genes within it:
- a CDS encoding RAD55 family ATPase, whose amino-acid sequence is MRDVANSVPSGVADFDSIIKGGFPPGSVVLLVGEPGAGQTEFALTSAAKLCMAKERPESRPFMLGRAKDAKLPDKICYITFSRSRDEVLQEIKSAFNDEFYDAFDRNVQFKDFSDAYFRRTVVPRSWAGESSSIFSSGPQDNVLESLVNYLDENAPGSMIIIDSLTDLVVSANIEITDLVAVLRGMQRVSKKWGGVVYLVLTDNVLDERKQRMLEDSVDGSLFFEWSRLGNSSKRQRYLYVEKFISLLPHLEKERIARFATVVTAQSGLVVIDTERIG
- a CDS encoding KaiC domain-containing protein, which encodes MDRVKTGIEGLDEMLEGGLPRSQAVVVMGSFGTGKTTFGLQFINQGLKEGEKGIFISLEEDQESIIGNARSYGWDLRPYIDQKKLAIVKLEPTDAKTTIARVKSELPEFIKGFGASRIVLDSVSLLNLLFDSDHDKRSNLFTLIQMIKRTGATCLMTAEVADDNPNASRDGLVEYAVDGVIALRYEELKERSEIQLTVRVMKMRRIQHSRRVKPYAITGRGIEVHAAAEAF